The proteins below come from a single Halostagnicola larsenii XH-48 genomic window:
- a CDS encoding SDR family NAD(P)-dependent oxidoreductase yields the protein MRLEDKTVVVTGAAAGIGRATAERCAEEGARVVVTDIDSSGGEAVVETIEDAGGEATFSELDVTDSDQFHAVIDAVAAENGLDVLVNNAGTGHPSSRMEETDESIRDFVMDVNVNGVWNGCHAALPHLKEQGHGAIVNVGSLASILGLPKQAAYSLSKGAVLNFTRAVAAEAGPHGVRANTVCPGFTNTQLVEQYLEGQGDPEEARKEMEAQYPLKRLAEPEEVADAILFLASDEASFVSGHGLVVDGGFSTC from the coding sequence ATGCGACTCGAAGACAAGACAGTTGTTGTCACTGGTGCGGCCGCGGGAATCGGACGGGCGACCGCCGAACGCTGCGCCGAGGAGGGCGCGCGCGTCGTCGTCACCGACATCGACTCGAGCGGCGGCGAGGCGGTCGTCGAAACGATCGAAGACGCCGGCGGCGAGGCGACGTTTTCCGAACTCGACGTCACCGATAGCGACCAGTTCCACGCGGTGATCGACGCGGTCGCCGCGGAGAACGGCCTCGACGTGCTCGTCAACAACGCGGGCACGGGCCATCCCTCATCGCGAATGGAAGAGACCGACGAGTCGATCCGGGACTTCGTGATGGACGTCAACGTCAACGGCGTCTGGAACGGCTGTCACGCCGCGTTGCCCCACCTCAAAGAACAGGGTCACGGAGCCATCGTCAACGTGGGCTCGCTCGCGAGCATCCTCGGCCTCCCGAAACAGGCCGCCTACTCGCTAAGCAAGGGCGCGGTGTTGAACTTCACCCGAGCGGTCGCCGCCGAGGCGGGTCCCCACGGCGTTAGAGCGAACACGGTCTGTCCAGGCTTTACGAACACGCAACTCGTCGAGCAGTACCTCGAGGGACAGGGAGATCCAGAAGAGGCTCGCAAGGAGATGGAAGCCCAGTATCCGCTCAAGCGACTGGCCGAACCGGAGGAGGTGGCGGACGCGATCCTGTTTCTCGCCAGCGACGAAGCGTCGTTCGTCAGCGGACACGGGCTGGTCGTCGACGGCGGATTTTCGACCTGTTGA
- a CDS encoding succinylglutamate desuccinylase/aspartoacylase family protein: MSDGTHVAEQVTLARLPSGVELTTTVHTYRGEGSGPTLYVQAAQHGREINGTAVLRRFHDRLPLESLSGTVVAVPVANPLTFDRVSYTAPHSIDSVNDNMNRVWPGDESGSLHQRMAARLWEYIENADAVVDLHTGSPDMLPHVVYLEADEPSAALARAFGTDLLLAEEAAEDAPEEWHRRGFAGKLRVAATQEGIPSITPELAHSRQIIEDVVEYGVEGLLSVLSHLEMLPQEYARERGPDRDDAPVIARNHLGQVTADESGLFRPNPDLELGQSVSKGISLGTIYQPTTYDVLERPVTDREGILYTLTREATVTAGSKLASVAIRDEELGLE, from the coding sequence ATGAGTGACGGCACGCACGTGGCCGAGCAGGTGACACTCGCCCGTCTGCCATCGGGCGTGGAACTGACGACCACGGTCCACACCTATCGCGGCGAGGGGTCGGGACCGACGCTCTACGTGCAGGCGGCCCAACACGGACGCGAGATCAACGGTACGGCGGTCCTGCGGCGCTTTCACGACCGACTCCCGCTCGAGTCGCTTTCGGGAACGGTCGTCGCGGTTCCGGTCGCGAACCCGCTGACGTTCGATCGGGTCTCCTACACGGCACCGCACTCGATCGACAGCGTCAACGACAACATGAATCGCGTCTGGCCCGGCGACGAGAGCGGGAGCCTCCACCAGCGCATGGCCGCCCGCCTCTGGGAGTACATCGAAAACGCGGACGCCGTCGTCGACCTCCACACGGGCAGCCCGGACATGCTCCCCCACGTCGTCTATCTCGAGGCTGACGAGCCGTCCGCCGCACTGGCGCGGGCGTTCGGAACCGATCTCCTGCTCGCCGAGGAAGCCGCGGAGGACGCTCCCGAGGAGTGGCACCGACGGGGGTTCGCCGGAAAGCTTCGGGTCGCGGCCACGCAAGAGGGCATTCCGTCGATAACGCCCGAACTCGCCCACAGCAGGCAGATCATAGAGGACGTGGTCGAATACGGCGTGGAGGGGCTGTTAAGCGTCCTTTCCCACCTCGAGATGCTGCCACAGGAGTACGCCCGCGAACGCGGTCCGGATCGGGACGACGCGCCGGTCATCGCGCGAAACCACCTCGGGCAGGTCACCGCCGACGAGTCGGGGTTGTTTCGACCGAACCCCGACCTCGAACTCGGCCAATCGGTTTCGAAGGGGATCAGTCTCGGGACGATCTACCAGCCGACCACGTACGATGTCCTCGAGCGCCCGGTAACCGACCGCGAGGGAATCCTCTATACGCTCACCAGGGAAGCGACGGTGACCGCGGGGAGCAAACTCGCGAGCGTCGCGATTCGCGACGAGGAACTCGGTCTCGAGTGA
- a CDS encoding peptidylprolyl isomerase has translation MGDVTATLHTNRGDIDVELYDDRAPRTVDNFVGLATGGKTWEDPETGEEVEGEPLYDDVAFHRIIEDFMIQGGDPTETGRGGPGYQFDDEFHDDLRHDDEGILSMANSGPDTNGSQFFITLAPQPHLDDRHAVFGKVTDGMDVVHELGNVDTNANDQPKEDVVLESVSVDYE, from the coding sequence ATGGGAGACGTTACTGCGACGCTGCACACGAACCGTGGCGACATCGACGTCGAACTGTACGACGACCGCGCGCCGCGGACCGTCGACAACTTCGTCGGGCTCGCAACAGGCGGAAAGACCTGGGAAGACCCCGAAACGGGCGAGGAGGTCGAAGGCGAGCCGCTGTACGACGACGTGGCCTTCCACCGGATCATCGAGGACTTCATGATCCAGGGCGGCGACCCGACCGAAACCGGTCGCGGCGGCCCCGGCTACCAGTTCGACGACGAGTTCCACGACGACCTGCGCCACGACGACGAGGGCATCCTGAGCATGGCCAACTCCGGCCCCGACACCAACGGGTCGCAGTTCTTCATCACCCTCGCTCCACAGCCCCACCTCGACGACCGCCACGCGGTCTTCGGAAAGGTCACCGACGGCATGGACGTCGTCCACGAGCTCGGAAACGTCGACACGAACGCGAACGACCAGCCGAAAGAAGACGTCGTCCTCGAGTCGGTTTCGGTCGACTACGAGTAA